The Montipora capricornis isolate CH-2021 chromosome 3, ASM3666992v2, whole genome shotgun sequence genome window below encodes:
- the LOC138040491 gene encoding uncharacterized protein, which translates to MRGGSLTRYTPPQVGDGLWKTLLEIGAPAVAEGLQSLAQACSFQMIQCEGFFFRTPCSLLVTGPSGCGKTTFTRELLKHASHFMDPPPRTKHYCYGAWQPTFKKMQKEDAIHFHEGIPSLEELDAWFAPQGGGVLVLDDLMDEGGRDKRVLDLFTKHSHHRNITVLYLCQDLFPPGPYAKTVSRNAHYIVCFKNPRDCTGLRALVCQAFPTEVKGVMQIFRHATEHPFGYLMFDLHPASSDDRRLWTNLLPSQGYPHVFVPIESRHAHVTASPFT; encoded by the exons ATGCGAGGAGGAAGTCTGACTCGATACACACCCCCGCAAGTGGGAGATGGATTATGGAAAACTCTATTGGAGATAGGGGCTCCTGCTGTAGCAGAAGGGTTGCAGAGTTTGGCACAAG CTTGTTCATTTCAAATGATACAATGTG aaggctttttttttcgaaCCCCCTGCAGTCTTTTAGTGACGGGTCCTTCGGGCTGTGGTAAGACCACCTTCACGCGGGAATTATTGAAACATGCTTCTCATTTCATGGACCCACCACCTCGAACCAAACACTATTGTTACGGAGCATGGCAACCTACATTTAAAAAGATGCAAAAGGAGGATGCTATACATTTTCACGAAGGCATTCCTAGTTTAGAGGAATTGGATGCTTGGTTTGCACCGCAAGGTGGCGGGGTGTTAGTGTTGGATGATTTGATGGATGAAGGAGGAAGAGACAAGCGTGTGTTGGACCTATTCACAAAACATTCCCACCATCGGAACATTACCGTATTGTATTTGTGTCAAGATCTGTTTCCACCGGGCCCTTACGCAAAGACCGTGTCGCGCAATGCGCATTACATAGTTTGTTTCAAGAATCCTCGGGATTGCACAGGGCTACGAGCTTTGGTGTGTCAGGCGTTTCCGACCGAGGTCAAAGGTGTTATGCAAATATTTCGTCATGCTACGGAACACCCCTTTGGCTATTTAATGTTTGACTTACACCCAGCCTCTTCAGATGACCGCCGTCTGTGGACGAACCTATTACCTTCGCAGGGGTACCCGCACGTGTTTGTACCTATAGAATCACGTCATGCCCACGTCACCGCCTCCCCGTTTACGTAG